The following proteins come from a genomic window of Saccharicrinis carchari:
- a CDS encoding glycoside hydrolase family 57 protein, producing MKTICLYFQVHQPFRFRRYRFFDIGNDHYYYDDYSNESMLAKISEKSYLPTNDILLKLLKANKGKFKVAFSLSGLVIKQFQLYAPEVIESFQRLADTGYVEFLAETNCHSLVALKDKTEFERQVKAHSTTIKELFNQEPTVFRNTELIYSDEMGDMVNKMGYKAMLTEGAKHVLGWKSPNYLYCNDINPKLKVLLNNFNLSDDIAFRFGNQSWNEWPLTAEKYAQWLLDLDPKSEVINLFMNYETFGEHQWKETGIFEFLQSLPGEILKHKELSFSTPSEVVEKLQPISPISVPHPISWADEERDLTAWLGNEMQEEAFNKLYKLLPKIQKCSDPKLCDDWLYLQASDHFYYMCTKYFSDGDVHAYFNPYESPYQAFINYMNVLSDFSLRLNAAVPENTQEESISNLTNMLKEREDKIAELEQSLKKLRAKKTKKQNIV from the coding sequence ATGAAAACTATTTGCTTATATTTCCAAGTTCATCAGCCATTTCGTTTTCGCCGTTATCGCTTTTTTGATATTGGTAACGACCATTATTATTACGACGATTATAGCAACGAGAGCATGTTGGCAAAGATTTCTGAAAAAAGCTATTTGCCTACCAACGATATATTACTTAAGCTCTTAAAAGCCAATAAAGGCAAGTTTAAGGTCGCTTTTTCATTGTCGGGTCTGGTTATCAAACAATTTCAATTGTACGCCCCGGAAGTGATTGAAAGCTTTCAACGGCTTGCCGATACCGGTTATGTTGAGTTTTTGGCGGAAACAAATTGCCACTCATTGGTTGCCTTAAAGGATAAAACTGAATTTGAACGTCAGGTTAAAGCGCACAGCACCACCATTAAGGAGCTTTTTAATCAGGAACCTACGGTATTTAGAAATACGGAACTCATTTATTCGGACGAGATGGGGGACATGGTAAATAAAATGGGTTACAAAGCGATGCTCACCGAAGGTGCAAAGCACGTGTTGGGATGGAAAAGTCCTAACTATCTTTATTGCAATGATATTAATCCAAAGTTAAAAGTGCTGCTCAATAATTTTAACCTGAGCGATGATATAGCCTTCCGTTTTGGTAATCAGTCATGGAATGAGTGGCCCCTTACGGCAGAAAAATATGCCCAATGGCTCTTGGATTTAGATCCTAAATCGGAAGTAATCAACTTGTTTATGAACTACGAAACTTTTGGCGAACACCAATGGAAAGAGACCGGAATATTTGAGTTCTTGCAAAGCTTACCCGGCGAAATACTCAAACACAAGGAGCTTTCTTTTTCTACCCCGTCTGAGGTAGTAGAAAAGCTTCAGCCTATATCACCCATTAGTGTTCCGCATCCCATCTCGTGGGCCGACGAAGAGCGTGACCTTACAGCCTGGCTCGGTAACGAAATGCAAGAGGAAGCATTCAATAAGTTGTACAAGCTGCTGCCCAAAATACAAAAATGTTCGGACCCCAAACTCTGTGACGACTGGCTTTACCTGCAAGCCAGCGATCATTTTTATTACATGTGTACCAAATATTTTTCCGATGGCGACGTACATGCTTATTTTAACCCATATGAATCGCCCTATCAGGCTTTTATTAATTATATGAACGTTTTGAGTGACTTTAGCTTGAGGTTGAATGCGGCCGTACCCGAAAATACGCAAGAAGAATCTATCTCCAACCTCACTAATATGTTAAAAGAAAGAGAAGATAAAATAGCGGAATTGGAGCAAAGTCTAAAAAAACTCAGAGCTAAAAAAACAAAGAAACAAAACATCGTTTAA
- a CDS encoding alpha-amylase family glycosyl hydrolase → METPTFIKNDPWLKPFEHAIKKRIKHYQTTLADINRIFGNLYQMAGGYDYYGLHDIGDAYRLREWAPNATQLFLIGDFSKWLCDKRYEFEKKDNGNWEVLIPKSVIKHGDLFKLHMFWQGGDGLRLPSHINRVVQDEKTKIFSAQVWQPQEKYKWDDQGFIPQVNPLLIYEGHVGMSSEEEKVNTFSEFKDKVLPRIIKAGYTTIQLMAIQEHPYYGSFGYHVSNYFAVSSRFGTPEELKDLINEAHKNGIAVIMDIVHSHAVKNREEGLAFFDGTVYQYFHDGPRGEHPAWDSKCFNYGKMEVLQFLLSNCRYWIEEFHFDGFRFDGVTSMLYTHHGLEYSFSSYSDYYNGTEDTDAMTYLTLANQLIHHINPHAISVAEDMSGLPGLASAVQDGGLGFDYRLSMGVPDFWIKMIKEYSDEHWNVGQIFHELSQHRYGEKTISYAESHDQALVGDKTIIFRLVDKEMYDKMDLASESLIIDRGLALHKMIRLATLSTAYGGYLNFMGNEFGHPEWIDFPREGNNWSYKYARRQWGLMDNSELKFKYLAAFDKAMIEKAKTDFLLDNMPCYGVNINESDQLMCFKRGRFYFIFNWSPSNSYTDYGIFTDAGKYRIILSTDNSKFGGYANVDESLTYFAERMPFNSDQYQLKLYIPARTAFVMERLPTKRVH, encoded by the coding sequence ATGGAAACACCTACTTTTATAAAAAACGACCCTTGGCTAAAGCCTTTTGAGCATGCCATTAAAAAAAGGATTAAACATTATCAGACCACACTCGCTGACATAAACCGTATTTTTGGCAATCTGTACCAAATGGCAGGCGGTTACGATTATTATGGCTTGCATGACATAGGTGATGCCTATCGCTTAAGGGAATGGGCACCTAATGCCACGCAACTATTTTTAATCGGCGACTTTAGCAAATGGTTGTGCGACAAGAGGTACGAGTTTGAGAAAAAAGACAATGGCAATTGGGAGGTGCTCATCCCCAAATCCGTTATAAAGCATGGCGACTTGTTTAAACTTCATATGTTTTGGCAAGGTGGCGACGGATTACGATTGCCATCGCATATTAACCGCGTGGTGCAAGATGAAAAAACAAAAATATTTAGTGCACAGGTATGGCAGCCGCAAGAGAAATATAAATGGGACGACCAGGGCTTTATACCTCAGGTAAATCCCCTACTCATATACGAAGGGCATGTGGGCATGTCGTCAGAAGAGGAGAAAGTGAATACGTTTTCCGAGTTTAAGGATAAGGTGCTGCCGCGTATCATCAAAGCCGGGTACACCACTATCCAGCTCATGGCCATTCAGGAACATCCGTATTATGGCAGCTTTGGGTATCACGTATCGAACTATTTTGCTGTTTCGTCACGTTTTGGAACACCCGAAGAGCTGAAAGACCTAATTAACGAAGCGCATAAAAACGGCATTGCCGTCATCATGGACATCGTTCATTCGCATGCGGTAAAAAACCGCGAAGAAGGCCTGGCATTCTTTGACGGCACCGTGTATCAATACTTTCATGACGGCCCCAGAGGGGAGCACCCTGCATGGGACAGTAAGTGTTTTAACTACGGAAAAATGGAGGTATTGCAGTTTCTGCTCTCGAATTGTCGCTACTGGATTGAAGAATTTCACTTCGATGGATTCCGGTTTGATGGGGTAACCAGTATGTTATATACACACCATGGTCTGGAGTATTCCTTTTCTTCTTATTCCGATTATTACAACGGAACGGAAGATACCGACGCCATGACCTACCTCACCTTAGCCAACCAACTGATCCATCATATAAATCCGCATGCCATTAGCGTAGCAGAGGACATGAGTGGCCTGCCCGGGTTGGCCAGTGCAGTGCAGGACGGTGGCTTGGGTTTTGACTATCGTCTTTCGATGGGAGTACCCGATTTTTGGATAAAAATGATAAAGGAATACAGTGATGAACACTGGAACGTAGGTCAAATATTCCATGAGCTATCGCAACACCGCTATGGAGAAAAAACCATATCCTATGCCGAGTCGCACGATCAGGCTCTGGTAGGCGACAAAACCATTATTTTTCGTCTGGTTGATAAAGAGATGTATGATAAAATGGATTTGGCCTCAGAGAGCCTTATCATTGATCGGGGATTGGCCTTACATAAAATGATCCGTTTGGCTACACTATCAACGGCCTATGGTGGATACCTTAATTTTATGGGCAACGAGTTTGGTCATCCCGAGTGGATCGACTTCCCCAGGGAGGGTAACAATTGGTCGTATAAATACGCGCGTCGTCAATGGGGATTGATGGACAATAGCGAACTTAAATTTAAATACCTTGCCGCTTTTGATAAAGCAATGATTGAAAAAGCGAAAACTGATTTTCTACTCGACAACATGCCTTGCTATGGGGTTAACATAAACGAATCGGATCAACTGATGTGTTTTAAGCGTGGTAGGTTCTATTTTATATTTAATTGGTCACCAAGCAACTCCTATACCGATTACGGGATATTTACAGATGCGGGAAAATACCGTATTATACTCAGCACCGATAATTCTAAATTTGGAGGCTATGCTAATGTTGATGAATCGCTCACCTATTTTGCGGAACGTATGCCTTTTAATAGCGACCAGTATCAGCTCAAACTTTACATTCCGGCACGCACCGCCTTTGTAATGGAGCGTCTGCCAACTAAAAGGGTACATTAA
- the glgP gene encoding alpha-glucan family phosphorylase, giving the protein MEKNYLKPDYVFETSWEVCNKMGGIHTVLSTKASTMVENFGEQVIFIGPDIYTGSKLSPEFETDNTLFPEWKEMLLQEGLGVRTGRWKVVGKPIALLIDFSSFIPQKNNILSRFWELYKVDSLSGQWDYIESSLFGYAVGKVIESFYKCYLNVNHKVIAHFNEWMTGSGALYLKEKLPHVGTVFTTHATVVGRSLAGHGEPLHDKLQSYNADVRAHDLGVVAKHSMEKNCALNVDCFTTVSEITAQECAQFTGRKVDVVTPNGFESDFVPKGKEFDKRRQNARTQLKKVSEALLGHKIADDALFVANSGRYEYRNKGIDVFLDGLKNLNDQKDYKRETIVFVLIPANTYGARKDLMAKLNGENDKVLENPFLTHGLNDLGYDPIINKLQDIHLNNDKDDKVKLIFVPSYLNGDDGIFNLSYYDIIIGMDLTVFPSYYEPWGYTPLESLAFCIPTITTNLAGFGVWASQFSKGIEDGVAIINRNDHNNTETSLAIADTIARFAAISSSELKEIRKKAQMISTRVEWNLLFENYFKAYDFALMAVDSRKDKIGELKVEKRIHVKAEKSALPVWKKLFISSKLPQRIQSLHELSRNLWWTWNYQATELFESIDLETWYKCGKDPIKLLQRVSYDKLIELSEKTDFVEELDRVYAMFRQYMDRPQKTDPSIAYFSMEYGINDVLKIYSGGLGVLAGDYLKEASDSGVNMTAVGLLYKFGYFRQSVSVHGDQEANFDRQEFSNLPLTEVTGPDGNPIVLKMSPPGRTVYVKVWRADVGQIPLYLLDTDHERNNETDRHITHSLYGGDWENRLKQEILLGMGGIQLLDRLGIKTNLYHCNEGHAALINVSRLVKHVAKGRSFPEAMEIVRASSLFTTHTPVPAGHDKFDEDLIRVYFRHVPERLQISWDDFMALGRENPEDKHEKFSMSVLAVKTSQQINGVSWLHGEVSRNMFQHLWKGFFPEEVPIGHVTNGVHYGTWTSADFQRLYEEKFDKNFKNDLSNKDYWRQIQHVDDKDIWKVRTGLRTRLLNYVKKRMAANMAQSHSDPAQILEVLDAMDPNALTIGFARRFATYKRAHLLFTDEQRLSEIVNNPERPVQFLFAGKAHPADGGGQALIKRIVEISKKPEFLGKIIFLENYDMKLAKRLVTGVDIWLNTPTRPLEASGTSGEKAELNGVLNFSVLDGWWYEGYREGAGWSLSDKRVYGDQKHQDELDAAIIYGMLENEIVPLFYDKNEYGISRGWIQYIKNSISEIAPTYTTKRMMDDYLERFYLKMDSQVKELVKNDYAKVHDITAWKRKVKSNWNNVEVVNVDMPDIYTHQLGIGEIYKINLVIDLKALEGIDLSVQVIFAEVNSEGVAKMLSIEDFELVKREGSKLYFSIAHKLNIPGVYNFGIRMFPVNKDLNIQTDMSCVRWI; this is encoded by the coding sequence ATGGAAAAAAATTATTTAAAACCCGATTATGTTTTTGAAACAAGTTGGGAAGTTTGCAATAAGATGGGCGGTATTCATACTGTTTTATCTACCAAAGCCTCTACCATGGTGGAGAACTTCGGAGAACAAGTTATTTTTATAGGTCCGGATATATATACGGGCAGCAAGTTATCACCAGAATTTGAAACGGACAATACCCTTTTTCCTGAGTGGAAGGAAATGCTTCTGCAAGAAGGCCTTGGCGTTAGAACAGGAAGGTGGAAAGTAGTGGGTAAACCTATTGCGCTATTGATTGACTTTAGTTCTTTCATCCCCCAAAAAAATAATATCTTATCCCGATTTTGGGAGCTGTATAAAGTTGACTCTTTATCGGGCCAATGGGATTATATTGAATCATCCTTGTTTGGGTACGCCGTGGGCAAGGTGATAGAAAGTTTTTATAAGTGCTATCTTAATGTAAATCATAAGGTGATAGCACATTTTAACGAGTGGATGACGGGTAGTGGTGCACTTTATCTAAAAGAGAAGCTACCGCACGTGGGAACGGTTTTTACCACACATGCTACTGTTGTTGGTCGTTCGCTTGCCGGACACGGCGAACCCTTGCACGATAAGCTGCAAAGCTATAATGCCGATGTACGGGCGCACGACCTTGGTGTAGTGGCCAAGCATTCCATGGAAAAAAATTGTGCCCTTAATGTGGATTGCTTTACCACTGTTTCGGAGATTACCGCCCAAGAATGTGCTCAATTTACAGGACGTAAAGTGGACGTTGTTACACCTAACGGTTTTGAGAGCGATTTTGTGCCTAAAGGTAAGGAGTTTGATAAAAGGCGCCAGAATGCGCGCACGCAGTTAAAAAAAGTATCGGAAGCATTGCTCGGTCATAAGATAGCCGATGATGCTCTTTTTGTGGCCAATAGTGGCAGATACGAGTACCGGAATAAAGGTATAGATGTGTTTTTAGACGGGCTAAAAAACCTTAACGACCAAAAGGACTATAAAAGAGAAACCATTGTATTTGTACTGATACCAGCCAACACTTACGGTGCCCGAAAGGACTTAATGGCCAAGCTAAATGGCGAAAATGACAAGGTACTCGAAAACCCTTTTTTAACCCACGGATTGAACGACCTGGGTTACGACCCCATTATCAATAAATTGCAGGATATTCATCTAAATAACGATAAGGACGATAAGGTGAAATTAATTTTTGTGCCCTCGTACCTAAATGGAGATGATGGTATCTTTAACCTTTCTTATTACGACATTATCATTGGGATGGATTTAACTGTTTTTCCATCTTACTACGAACCATGGGGTTATACGCCATTGGAGAGCCTTGCTTTTTGTATCCCCACCATTACCACTAACCTGGCCGGCTTTGGAGTTTGGGCTTCGCAGTTCTCCAAAGGAATCGAAGATGGCGTGGCCATTATCAATCGTAACGACCATAATAATACAGAAACGTCTCTTGCAATAGCTGATACTATTGCCCGCTTTGCTGCGATATCCTCAAGTGAGCTTAAAGAAATAAGAAAAAAAGCCCAGATGATTTCCACTCGTGTAGAATGGAATCTGTTGTTCGAAAACTATTTTAAAGCCTACGATTTTGCCCTTATGGCAGTGGATAGCCGAAAAGATAAGATAGGGGAATTGAAGGTAGAAAAACGTATTCATGTAAAAGCAGAAAAGTCAGCTCTACCCGTATGGAAAAAGCTTTTCATCAGCTCTAAGCTTCCCCAAAGGATACAGAGCCTGCATGAATTGTCCAGAAATCTTTGGTGGACATGGAATTATCAGGCGACTGAGCTATTTGAATCCATCGACCTTGAAACTTGGTACAAGTGTGGTAAAGATCCTATTAAGTTGCTGCAACGTGTTAGTTACGATAAGCTAATTGAGTTGTCGGAGAAAACTGATTTTGTAGAAGAATTGGATCGTGTTTACGCCATGTTCCGCCAATATATGGATCGACCACAAAAAACAGATCCCTCGATTGCTTATTTCAGTATGGAGTACGGCATAAATGACGTGCTTAAAATATATTCAGGTGGACTGGGTGTGTTGGCAGGTGATTATCTGAAAGAAGCCAGTGATTCAGGAGTAAATATGACCGCTGTAGGTCTGTTGTATAAATTCGGCTATTTCAGACAGTCGGTATCGGTACACGGCGACCAGGAGGCCAATTTCGACAGGCAGGAGTTTTCAAATCTGCCTTTAACCGAAGTAACTGGTCCCGATGGTAATCCTATTGTGTTAAAGATGTCGCCTCCCGGAAGAACCGTATATGTGAAGGTATGGCGCGCCGACGTAGGACAAATTCCTTTGTACTTGCTCGACACGGATCATGAACGGAATAACGAAACCGACCGACACATCACCCACAGTTTATATGGAGGAGATTGGGAAAATAGGTTGAAACAAGAGATACTGCTCGGAATGGGAGGTATTCAGCTATTGGACCGCTTAGGTATTAAAACCAACCTTTATCATTGTAACGAAGGGCATGCTGCACTCATTAATGTATCCAGATTGGTAAAGCACGTAGCGAAAGGACGTTCGTTCCCCGAAGCTATGGAAATAGTGCGGGCTTCCTCATTGTTTACCACACACACCCCCGTGCCCGCAGGTCATGATAAATTCGATGAGGACTTGATTCGCGTTTATTTCCGTCATGTACCGGAAAGGTTACAAATATCGTGGGACGATTTTATGGCTTTAGGTCGGGAGAATCCTGAGGATAAACACGAAAAGTTCTCGATGAGTGTGTTGGCCGTAAAAACATCACAGCAAATAAACGGGGTGAGCTGGCTGCATGGCGAAGTGTCGCGCAACATGTTTCAACATCTCTGGAAAGGCTTTTTCCCGGAGGAAGTACCCATTGGCCATGTAACAAATGGTGTTCATTATGGAACTTGGACTTCGGCAGATTTTCAACGACTCTATGAAGAGAAGTTTGATAAAAATTTTAAAAACGACTTGTCTAACAAAGACTATTGGAGGCAAATACAGCATGTTGACGACAAAGACATCTGGAAAGTAAGAACTGGACTTAGAACAAGACTTCTTAATTATGTGAAAAAAAGGATGGCGGCAAACATGGCACAAAGCCATAGTGATCCGGCTCAAATATTAGAGGTGTTGGACGCTATGGATCCGAATGCGCTAACAATTGGTTTTGCGCGTCGATTTGCCACATACAAACGTGCCCATTTGTTATTTACAGATGAACAGCGTCTGTCAGAAATTGTAAACAATCCGGAACGACCGGTTCAATTTCTTTTTGCCGGTAAAGCGCACCCTGCCGATGGCGGCGGGCAGGCATTGATAAAGCGTATAGTGGAAATATCAAAGAAACCTGAGTTCCTGGGTAAAATCATATTTTTGGAAAACTACGATATGAAGCTGGCCAAAAGATTGGTAACAGGTGTTGATATTTGGCTTAATACGCCTACTCGACCACTTGAAGCTTCGGGTACCAGTGGCGAAAAAGCCGAATTAAACGGAGTGCTTAATTTTAGTGTTTTAGACGGTTGGTGGTACGAAGGGTATCGTGAAGGTGCAGGCTGGAGCCTCTCAGATAAAAGGGTTTATGGCGATCAAAAACACCAGGACGAACTGGATGCAGCCATTATTTACGGTATGCTCGAAAATGAGATAGTGCCTTTGTTCTACGATAAAAATGAGTATGGCATATCGCGCGGGTGGATTCAGTATATTAAAAATTCTATTTCGGAAATTGCTCCTACTTACACAACAAAGCGTATGATGGACGATTACCTGGAACGGTTTTATTTAAAGATGGATAGCCAGGTAAAAGAGCTGGTTAAAAATGATTATGCTAAAGTGCATGATATTACTGCATGGAAAAGAAAAGTGAAGTCTAATTGGAATAACGTAGAGGTTGTAAATGTAGATATGCCCGATATTTATACCCATCAGTTGGGTATTGGCGAAATCTATAAAATAAATCTGGTGATAGATTTAAAGGCCTTGGAAGGCATAGACCTATCAGTACAGGTTATTTTTGCTGAAGTAAACAGTGAGGGGGTAGCCAAAATGTTGAGCATTGAGGACTTTGAATTAGTTAAAAGAGAAGGCTCAAAACTTTATTTTTCCATTGCTCATAAATTGAATATTCCGGGGGTGTATAACTTCGGTATTAGGATGTTCCCTGTAAACAAGGATTTAAATATTCAAACAGACATGTCCTGTGTAAGATGGATATAG
- a CDS encoding glycosyltransferase, with protein sequence MRVLMFGWEFPPHISGGLGTACYGLTRGLSHVEDLDVLFVVPKAHGDEDQSSIKLLGANNVSIRQRKIDLKKFQKEMDYIEVDTHIIPYVDPEDYWKMTKVKVDGEKKIVQTDEEGRIAFSGKYGSDLLQEIANYGLVASVIAQDNEFDVIHAHDWLAYPAGIAAKEASGKPLVVHVHATDFDRSGGSVNPTVFEIEKRGLDAADKVITVSNLTRTIVIEKYGVNPDKVVTVYNAVEPKDMGTELPFKKNKDEKIVTFLGRITMQKGPEYFVEAAYRVLQKMDNVRFVMAGSGDLMEKMIRRAAELKITDKFHFTGFLKGEDVFTMLRMSDLYVMPSVSEPFGISPLEAMQSNVPVLISYQSGVAEILNHAIKTNFWDIEAMADAIYGVLKYPSLSTMFIHHGKSEVESLKWEDSALKVKEVYDSVAQIKNI encoded by the coding sequence ATGAGGGTATTAATGTTTGGCTGGGAGTTCCCACCCCATATTAGCGGTGGCCTTGGAACAGCATGCTACGGATTAACAAGAGGTTTGTCGCACGTTGAAGATTTAGACGTTTTGTTTGTGGTGCCCAAAGCACACGGCGATGAAGACCAAAGCAGTATTAAATTGTTGGGTGCCAACAACGTATCTATCCGTCAACGCAAAATTGATCTGAAGAAGTTTCAAAAGGAAATGGACTACATAGAAGTGGATACCCATATTATACCCTATGTAGATCCCGAGGATTATTGGAAAATGACAAAAGTAAAGGTTGATGGCGAAAAAAAGATTGTACAAACCGACGAAGAAGGAAGAATAGCTTTCTCAGGTAAGTATGGCAGCGACCTTTTGCAGGAGATTGCCAATTACGGGCTGGTGGCCAGTGTGATTGCACAAGATAACGAATTTGATGTGATACATGCACACGATTGGCTGGCCTATCCCGCCGGAATTGCTGCTAAGGAAGCATCAGGTAAACCTTTGGTGGTACATGTTCATGCCACCGACTTCGACCGGAGTGGCGGTAGTGTTAATCCTACCGTATTCGAAATCGAAAAAAGAGGATTGGACGCTGCCGATAAAGTGATTACCGTAAGTAATCTAACCCGGACTATCGTAATTGAAAAATATGGTGTAAACCCTGACAAGGTGGTTACCGTGTACAATGCCGTGGAACCAAAGGATATGGGAACCGAATTACCCTTTAAAAAGAACAAAGACGAAAAAATTGTTACTTTTTTAGGAAGAATTACAATGCAAAAAGGACCGGAATATTTTGTGGAAGCCGCTTATCGCGTTCTGCAAAAAATGGACAACGTACGCTTTGTGATGGCAGGCAGCGGCGATTTGATGGAAAAGATGATTCGAAGGGCTGCTGAACTGAAAATAACCGACAAATTTCACTTTACAGGTTTTCTTAAGGGGGAGGATGTTTTTACCATGCTGCGCATGAGCGACTTATATGTTATGCCATCGGTTTCAGAACCGTTCGGTATATCACCTTTAGAAGCCATGCAGAGCAACGTGCCCGTACTTATCTCGTACCAATCGGGGGTAGCCGAGATATTAAACCATGCCATTAAAACTAATTTCTGGGACATAGAGGCCATGGCAGATGCTATTTATGGCGTATTGAAATACCCTTCGTTATCAACAATGTTTATCCATCATGGTAAGAGTGAGGTCGAATCGCTGAAGTGGGAAGATTCCGCTCTAAAGGTAAAAGAAGTATATGATTCCGTAGCTCAAATAAAAAATATCTAA
- a CDS encoding sigma-54 interaction domain-containing protein, with translation MDIQPIKQRYGVIGNSYGLNRAIDVAVQVAPTDLTVLITGESGTGKEVFPKIIHQFSARKHGPYIAVNCGAIPEGTIDSELFGHEKGSFTGALSDRKGYFEEANNGTIFLDEIGELPLATQVRLLRVLEAGEFIKVGSSKTIKTDVRVVAATNVMMEKATHEGKFREDLYYRLSSVPISIPPLRERTEDIYLLFRKFANDFAERYRMPVIKLQPEAKELLCRYRWPGNIRQLKNITEQISVIEENRIISGDVMRSYIPFNEGSQLPAVMENASPGEASFANEREILYKVLFDMKRDMGDLKKLVLEMIQQDGSVNTKGENAHIIQKLYQDKDFSTTPATRSDTPFIINNRKERDLNDRIEDTEEFVEESLSLEEQEIELIKKALDKYNGKRKYAAQELGISERTLYRKIKEHSITN, from the coding sequence ATGGATATACAACCTATAAAACAACGTTATGGTGTTATCGGAAATTCCTATGGTCTTAATCGTGCCATTGATGTGGCAGTGCAGGTAGCACCCACGGATTTAACGGTGCTGATAACGGGGGAAAGCGGTACGGGAAAGGAGGTTTTTCCTAAAATTATACATCAGTTTAGCGCCCGGAAGCACGGGCCTTATATTGCAGTTAACTGTGGAGCTATACCTGAGGGAACCATTGATTCCGAGCTTTTTGGCCACGAGAAGGGTTCTTTTACCGGGGCGCTATCGGATAGAAAAGGATATTTTGAAGAAGCCAATAACGGCACTATATTTTTAGATGAGATAGGGGAGCTGCCTTTAGCTACTCAGGTGCGGCTGTTGAGAGTATTAGAAGCCGGCGAATTTATTAAGGTAGGTTCGTCAAAAACCATCAAAACCGACGTGCGCGTTGTGGCAGCCACCAATGTAATGATGGAAAAGGCTACCCATGAAGGTAAATTCCGCGAGGATTTATATTATAGGCTCAGTAGTGTTCCCATCAGCATACCACCCTTAAGGGAGCGGACTGAGGATATATATTTGTTGTTCAGGAAGTTTGCTAATGATTTTGCCGAGCGGTATCGTATGCCGGTTATCAAGTTGCAGCCCGAGGCTAAAGAATTACTGTGCCGTTATCGCTGGCCCGGAAATATACGACAGTTGAAAAACATTACAGAGCAAATATCTGTTATCGAAGAAAATCGTATAATTAGTGGTGATGTGATGCGTAGTTATATTCCATTTAATGAAGGATCGCAATTGCCCGCTGTTATGGAAAATGCTTCGCCAGGGGAAGCCTCTTTTGCCAACGAAAGAGAAATTTTATATAAAGTACTTTTCGACATGAAAAGGGATATGGGTGACCTGAAAAAGTTGGTGCTCGAAATGATTCAACAGGACGGTAGTGTAAATACTAAAGGTGAGAATGCGCATATAATCCAAAAGTTATATCAAGACAAAGATTTTTCGACAACACCGGCCACAAGATCGGATACGCCGTTTATTATAAATAACAGAAAGGAACGCGACTTAAACGACCGTATTGAAGATACAGAGGAGTTTGTGGAGGAATCCCTGTCGCTGGAGGAACAGGAAATTGAGCTGATTAAAAAAGCTTTGGATAAATACAACGGCAAACGTAAATATGCCGCACAAGAGCTCGGCATTTCCGAGCGCACGCTTTACAGAAAAATTAAAGAGCATAGTATAACTAACTAA
- a CDS encoding LptE family protein — MKQILLGLILIAGLTACSVRFTLKGSSVPDNLNTFTVQYFENRAPLINPTLSQSFTEALKDRVTRESRLVLEAENGDVDFSGEITGYSIRPMAIQADALSAETRLTVSVKVRYRNFKNPKDNWESQFSAYEDYPSEQNINDIEAELTTLIIEQLTEDIFNKAFSDW, encoded by the coding sequence ATGAAACAAATACTGCTTGGCCTAATCCTGATTGCAGGACTAACGGCTTGTTCGGTTCGTTTTACTTTGAAAGGTTCCTCGGTACCCGACAACCTGAATACTTTTACCGTACAATATTTCGAAAACAGAGCACCCCTTATAAATCCCACACTGAGCCAGAGCTTTACTGAAGCATTAAAAGACAGGGTAACCCGTGAATCGAGATTAGTTTTGGAAGCTGAAAATGGTGACGTCGATTTTTCGGGTGAGATTACCGGATACAGTATTCGACCAATGGCTATTCAGGCGGATGCGCTATCGGCCGAAACACGTCTGACGGTATCGGTAAAAGTGAGGTATAGGAATTTTAAAAACCCAAAGGATAATTGGGAATCGCAATTTAGTGCTTACGAAGATTATCCGAGCGAACAAAACATTAACGATATAGAGGCAGAACTGACTACCCTTATTATTGAGCAGTTGACAGAAGATATTTTTAACAAGGCTTTTTCGGATTGGTAG
- a CDS encoding isoamylase early set domain-containing protein, with amino-acid sequence MSIKKQFLKSKPECKVTFKFVKKADLKPKTVKVIGDFNNWDENAEPMKALKSGDFTQTINLSTNAQYQFRYLVDGSQWYNDEQADGYKDAGLGNSEQNSVLHL; translated from the coding sequence ATGAGTATCAAAAAACAATTTTTAAAGAGTAAACCAGAATGTAAGGTTACCTTCAAATTTGTGAAGAAAGCCGACTTAAAACCAAAGACAGTAAAAGTGATTGGTGATTTTAACAATTGGGACGAGAATGCGGAACCAATGAAAGCGTTAAAATCAGGTGACTTCACGCAAACAATCAACCTAAGCACTAATGCACAATATCAATTTAGGTATTTGGTTGACGGTAGCCAGTGGTATAACGATGAGCAAGCCGATGGATATAAAGATGCGGGTTTAGGTAACTCCGAGCAAAACAGCGTTTTACATCTTTAA